One window of Futiania mangrovi genomic DNA carries:
- a CDS encoding ABC transporter substrate-binding protein, which translates to MRNMSWLRVGAAAVALSLAVPAFTTAASAETLRWAFQGDAKSLDPYSLNETFTLGFLGNVYEGLTRRGPDLEILPALAERWEVIEPTRWRFHLRKGVKFHNGNDFTADDVVFSAERVRAEGSDLTTRIPKDVVVEKVDDHTVDFVLTKPNPILHYEWDTWYIMDKEWAEANNAVKPTSASGQNESFATFNANGTGGFRITSHEPGVRSVFVPNDSWWDTAEHNLTEVIFTPINSDATRVAALLSGEIDMMYPVPVQDIQRIEQNEGTKALTGPELRTIFLGMDQKRDELLYSDVKGKNPFKDVRVRKAVYQAIDIEAIKDRIMRGLSEPSALMLSPFMYSRSDEFKRHPYDPDAAKKLLAEAGYADGFTVGMDCPNDRYVNDERICQAIVSMLARVGIKVDLNAQPKAQYFAKVLASGGYDTSFYLLGWTPGSFDAHNVLVNLHGCRDDKGAGGPFNLGGFCSEKLDALTAEIGTENDPTKRDELIAQAFTIIHEEVAHVPLHQQGLAWGVRDNVEVVQRADNQFLFRWVKKN; encoded by the coding sequence ATGAGAAACATGTCTTGGTTGCGGGTGGGGGCGGCCGCGGTGGCCCTTTCGCTCGCGGTGCCGGCATTCACCACGGCAGCGTCGGCAGAAACGCTGCGCTGGGCGTTCCAGGGCGACGCGAAGTCGCTGGACCCGTATTCGCTGAACGAAACCTTCACGCTGGGCTTCCTCGGCAATGTGTACGAAGGGCTCACCCGGCGCGGTCCCGACCTCGAGATCCTGCCCGCGCTGGCCGAGCGCTGGGAGGTGATCGAGCCGACGCGCTGGCGCTTCCACCTGCGCAAGGGTGTGAAGTTCCACAACGGCAACGACTTCACTGCCGACGACGTCGTCTTCTCGGCGGAGCGCGTGCGGGCCGAGGGGTCGGACCTCACGACGCGCATTCCGAAGGACGTGGTTGTCGAGAAGGTCGACGACCACACGGTCGACTTCGTGCTGACGAAGCCGAACCCGATCCTGCATTACGAGTGGGATACCTGGTACATCATGGACAAGGAGTGGGCGGAGGCGAACAACGCCGTGAAGCCGACCTCCGCGTCCGGCCAGAACGAGAGCTTCGCGACGTTCAACGCGAACGGCACCGGCGGGTTCCGGATCACCAGCCACGAGCCGGGCGTGCGCTCGGTCTTCGTGCCGAACGACAGCTGGTGGGACACGGCCGAGCACAACCTGACCGAGGTGATCTTCACGCCGATCAACTCCGACGCCACGCGCGTCGCCGCCCTGCTCTCGGGCGAGATCGACATGATGTACCCGGTGCCGGTCCAGGACATCCAGCGGATCGAGCAGAACGAAGGCACCAAGGCGCTGACCGGGCCGGAACTGCGCACGATCTTCCTCGGCATGGACCAGAAGCGCGACGAGCTTCTCTATTCCGACGTGAAGGGCAAGAACCCGTTCAAGGACGTGCGGGTGCGCAAGGCGGTCTACCAGGCCATCGACATCGAGGCGATCAAGGACCGCATCATGCGCGGCCTGTCGGAGCCGTCGGCCCTGATGCTGTCGCCGTTCATGTACTCGCGCTCCGACGAGTTCAAGCGGCACCCCTATGACCCGGACGCGGCGAAGAAGCTTCTGGCGGAAGCGGGCTACGCGGACGGCTTCACGGTCGGGATGGACTGCCCGAACGACCGGTACGTGAACGACGAGCGGATCTGCCAGGCGATCGTGTCCATGCTGGCGCGCGTCGGCATCAAGGTCGACCTCAACGCCCAGCCCAAGGCGCAGTACTTCGCCAAGGTGCTGGCGTCGGGCGGCTATGACACCAGCTTCTACCTGCTGGGCTGGACGCCGGGCTCGTTCGACGCGCACAACGTGCTCGTGAACCTGCACGGCTGCCGCGACGACAAGGGCGCGGGCGGCCCGTTCAACCTCGGCGGCTTCTGCAGCGAGAAGCTCGATGCGCTGACGGCCGAGATCGGCACCGAGAACGACCCGACGAAGCGGGACGAGCTGATCGCGCAGGCGTTCACCATCATCCACGAGGAGGTGGCCCACGTGCCGCTTCACCAGCAGGGCCTGGCGTGGGGTGTGCGCGACAATGTCGAGGTCGTGCAGCGCGCCGACAACCAGTTCCTCTTCCGCTGGGTGAAGAAGAACTGA
- a CDS encoding ABC transporter permease: MIWFVIKRLLQSVVVMAVVALIAFSMFRYLGDPVNQMVGVETSIEQREALRERLGLNEPVAVQFWLFLQRAAQFEFGISYQHRKAVSSLIAERLPATLELSAVSALMALLIGIPMGVYTALRRDGFLARIFMTLSLIGVSLPVFLIGILLILFFGVMLQWLPTFGRGATVDIGGWSTGFLTADGLRALILPAITLAIFQMTLIVRLIRAEMLEVLRTDYIKFCKARGLKTRAIHFRHALKNTLVPVITIVGLQLGSVIAFAIITESVFQWPGMGLLFIQAVTEVDIPVMAAYLMLIAFVFVVINLVVDLLYYAVDPRLRVQAGAKG; this comes from the coding sequence ATGATCTGGTTCGTCATCAAGCGGCTGTTGCAGTCCGTCGTCGTCATGGCGGTGGTCGCGCTGATCGCTTTCTCCATGTTCCGCTACCTGGGCGACCCGGTGAACCAGATGGTGGGTGTCGAGACCTCCATCGAGCAGCGCGAGGCGCTGCGCGAGCGGCTCGGCCTGAACGAACCGGTGGCGGTGCAGTTCTGGCTGTTCCTCCAGCGCGCCGCGCAGTTCGAGTTCGGCATCTCCTACCAGCACCGCAAGGCGGTCAGCTCGCTCATCGCCGAACGTCTGCCCGCGACGCTGGAGCTGTCGGCCGTCTCGGCGCTGATGGCCCTGCTGATCGGCATACCCATGGGCGTCTACACGGCCTTGCGACGAGACGGCTTTCTCGCACGCATCTTCATGACGCTGTCGCTGATCGGCGTGTCGCTGCCGGTCTTCCTGATCGGCATCCTGCTGATCCTGTTCTTCGGCGTGATGCTGCAATGGCTGCCGACCTTCGGGCGCGGCGCCACGGTCGATATCGGCGGCTGGTCGACGGGCTTCCTCACGGCCGACGGGTTGCGCGCGCTGATCCTGCCCGCGATCACGCTGGCGATCTTCCAGATGACGCTGATCGTGCGCCTGATCCGGGCCGAGATGCTCGAGGTGCTGCGCACCGACTACATCAAGTTCTGCAAGGCCCGCGGCCTGAAGACCCGCGCGATCCACTTCAGGCACGCGCTGAAGAACACGCTGGTGCCGGTCATCACCATCGTCGGCCTGCAACTGGGCTCGGTCATCGCCTTCGCGATCATCACCGAGAGCGTGTTCCAGTGGCCGGGCATGGGGCTTCTCTTCATCCAGGCGGTGACGGAGGTCGATATCCCCGTGATGGCCGCTTATCTCATGCTGATCGCCTTCGTGTTCGTGGTCATCAATCTCGTGGTCGACCTGCTCTACTACGCGGTCGATCCGCGGCTGCGCGTCCAGGCGGGAGCGAAGGGATGA